One window of Papaver somniferum cultivar HN1 chromosome 9, ASM357369v1, whole genome shotgun sequence genomic DNA carries:
- the LOC113313092 gene encoding uncharacterized protein LOC113313092, which translates to MAARLEKGKEFYISMMLEGSMEDKKATFKELLTSVKGPEGNAAIKWEHWLRMPECGHLFTDMWSCVVHFFSKELSVAFAPKHAVCVEKLKYRRIFMDLVDNNHFIGLQLNKECPLPPLCRFSFWEEFIFNKRKEWMKLYEDNMHLWNALDESKECPIDLTKGGSID; encoded by the coding sequence ATGGCCGCCCGACTTGAAAAAGGCaaggagttttatatctcaatgatgctagaagGTTCGATGGAGGACAAAAAAGCGACTTTTAAAGAATTACTTACTAGTGTTAAAGGCCCAGAGGGAAATGCAGCGATCAAATGGGAGCATTGGTTGAGAATGCCGGAGTGTGGCCATCTATTCACGGATATGTGGTCATGCGTAGTACATTTTTTTAGTAAAGAACTAAGTGTAGCATTTGCACCAAAACATGCGGTTTGTGTGGAGAAGCTCAAGTATAGAAGAATTTTTATGGATTTAGTGGATAATaatcattttattggtctacaaCTCAACAAAGAATGTCCATTACCTcctctttgtaggtttagtttttgggaaGAATTCATATTCAACAAGAGAAAGGAATGGATGAAACTTTATGAAGACAACATGCACCTTTGGAATGCTTTAGATGAGTCTAAGGAATGTCCTATAGATTTGACTAAAGGAGGTTCAATAGATTAG
- the LOC113313093 gene encoding uncharacterized protein LOC113313093 yields MNKDWVHWPRGDLPYQEALKNFIDTVCQRLGNPSEFSCPCVDCKNLTFPLPPKEVHLHLLKRGWDPTYTEWVFHGETMHTSTDVHQEGATRGSYHIDVAVEADAHIDQGHEPVQDEGLENHVEEADPPLYPNCKTHTKLSITVELYRHKTVNGLSRKSFDELLKTIGSLLPPDHCLPCSTYEVKKLLKSYQLTYQKMHACINDCCLFRKDLKDADECPKCHYSRWKADTSNMDDAEMIDKPQKKIPVKVLRYFPIVPRLRRLFQSAALAEQLIWHATNKSKDGKMRHPTDSLAWKHIDTKYPEFASDPRNLRLGLAADGFNPFGDLSAAHSCWPVMLMVYNLPPQLCMQGDNIILSMLIPGKKQPGNDIDVYLQPLIDDLFELWEKGVQVYDSFTKTDFNLKALLMWTINDFPAYGNLSGCTYKGKAACPLCGENTLSNWLAFSRKTVYLNHRRFLRHNHPLRQKKDWFNGEIERKEKPPVMSGAAALECQNSITNDFGKAEKNEEEIRKKKEQKKKNKGKSSAEASANVGNSKCGKRKRDVVTDAAISGANDDETELRVFNKRSIFFDLPYWKDLLLRHNIDVMHTEKNVCESIIGTILNIKSKTKDGLKSPNDLKSMGIRPELHPVEINGKTILPPAPYCLNDKEKAILYNRMRNLKVPYGFSSDLRKHFSKDGCLGVLKAHDYHVLMQQILPVALQGLLPVGPREAIFRLCSYFHEICQREVDLHRLIELEVEVAETLCMFERYFPPSLFDVMMHLTIHLAREVRLCGPVQYRWMYPFERYMKTFKEYVKNYAQPEACIDECYLGIESVRYFDIRKAQAAETGVEQRRNENTQNGSTPAARPLSKGVQVHMDSEKLKISHRYVLFNTPEIDPYMIMHMDELKSPAGRAITSEDQLNSIQSDTFADWFQQKVKMQI; encoded by the exons ATGAATAAAGATTGGGTTCATTGGCCAAG GGGTGATCTTCCATATCAGGAGGCCTTGAAGAATTTCATAGATACCGTTTGTcagagacttggaaatccttcTGAATTCAGTTGTCCTTGTGTTGATTGTAAGAATCTCACTTTCCCACTTCCTCCGAAAGAAGTGCATCTTCACTTGCTGAAACGAGGTTGGGATCCTACATACACTGAGTGGGTTTTTCACGGGGAGACTATGCACACTTCTACTGATGTACACCAAGAGGGAGCAACAAGGGGATCATATCATATAGATGTTGCTGTTGAAGCTGATGCACATATCGATCAGGGACATGAACCTGTGCAAGATGAGGGTTTGGAAAACCATGTGGAAGAGGCGGACCCACCGTTATATCCTAATTGTAAAACACACACAAAGTTATCCATCACTGTTGAATTGTATAGGCACAAGACAGTAAATGGTTTATCTAGGAAATCTTTTGACGAACTTCTCAAGACAATCGGTTCCTTGTTGCCGCCAGATCATTGTCTTCCTTGCTCAACATATGAAGTGAAAAAGCTCCTGAAATCTTATCAATTGACTTACCAGAAAATGCATGCTTGTATTAATGATTGTTGTTTGTTTAGAAAAGATTTGAAAGATGCAGACGAGTGTCCTAAATGTCATTATTCTAGGTGGAAGGCAGACACATCTAACATGGACGATGCTGAAATGATAGACAAGCCGCAAAAGAAGATACCGGTGAAAGTGCTTAGGTACTTCCCCATTGTGCCGAGATTGAGAAGATTGTTTCAATCAGCAGCCCTGGCTGAGCAGTTGATATGGCACGCGACGAACAAGAGTAAGGATGGGAAGATGCGTCATCCAACAGATTCTTTGGCTTGGAAGCACATAGACACAAAGTATCCCGAGTTTGCTTCAGATCCCCGTAATTTGCGTCTTGGGCTTGCTGCTGATGGATTTAATCCATTTGGTGATCTTTCCGCAGCCCACAGTTGTTGGCCAGTGATGCTCATGGTTTATAATTTGCCCCCTCAATTGTGTATGCAAGGTgacaacataattctgagcatgcTGATTCCAGGAAAAAAACAACCGGGTAATGACATTGATGTATACTTGCAGCCCTTGATTGATGATCTTTTTGAGTTGTGGGAGAAAGGGGTGCAGGTATATGATTCGTTTACTAAAACAGATTTTAACTTGAAGGCGTTATTAATGTGGACAATAAACGATTTCCCTGCATATGGTAATTTATCTGGATGTACGTATAAAGGGAAGGCAGCCTGTCCTCTTTGCGGTGAAAATACACTTTCAAACTGGTTGGCATTTAGTCGTAAAACTGTCTACTTGAATCATAGGAGATTTCTTCGTCATAATCATCCTCTTCGGCAGAAAAAAGACTGGTTTAATGGAGAGATTGAGAGGAAGGAAAAGCCACCTGTTATGTCTGGTGCTGCGGCACTTGAATGTCAGAATAGTATTACAAATGATTTTGGGAAAGCGGAGAAGAACGAGGAGGagataaggaaaaagaaagagcaaaagaagaagaataagggcAAGAGTAGTGCGGAAGCAAGTGCAAATGTGGGTAATTCTAAATGTGGGAAGCGGAAAAGGGATGTTGTTACTGATGCGGCTATTTCTGGTGCaaatgatgatgaaactgaactTCGGGTGTTTAACAAACGGTCAATATTCTTCGACTTGCCTTACTGGAAG GATTTATTACTACGACACAatattgatgttatgcatacagaaAAAAATGTTTGCGAGAGTATTATTGGTACCATATTGAATATAAAGTCCAAAACAAAAGACGGTCTAAAGTCCCCCAATGATCTGAAGAGTATGGGAATAAGACCAGAATTACATCCAGTAGAGATAAATGGAAAAACGATCCTTCCACCAGCACCATACTGTTTAAATGACAAGGAAAAGGCTATATTGTATAATAGGATGAGAAATTTAAAGGTTCCATATGGTTTTAGTTCTGATCTTAGAAAGCATTTCTCAAAAGATGGTTGCTTAGGTGTTCTTAAggctcatgattaccatgttcttATGCAACAAATATTACCCGTTGCTTTGCAAGGACTTTTACCTGTAGGGCCAAGGGAGGCAATTTTCAGGTTATGTTCTTATTTTCACGAAATATGCCAAAGGGAAGTTGATCTCCATAGATTAATAGAACTTGAAGTAGAAGTTGCTGAGACTTTGTGTATGTTTGAGAGGTACTTCCCTCCGTCACTTTTTGATGTCATGATGCACTTGACAATTCACCTAGCTCGAGAAGTGCGATTATGTGGACCTGTACAATATCgttggatgtatccatttgaaag GTATATGAAGACATTCAAAGAATATGTAAAGAATTATGCACAACCTGAAGCTTGTATAGACGAGTGTTATCTTGGAATAGAGAGTGTTAGGTATTTTGATATTCGTAAGGCCCAAGCAGCTGAAACAGGAGTAGAGCAAAGGCGTAACGAAAACACTCAAAATGGTTCCACACCGGCAGCACGTCCTCTTTCTAAAGGTGTCCAAGTGCATATGGATAGTGAGAAGTTAAAGATATCTCACAGATATGTGCTTTTTAACACACCCGAAATTGACCCATATATGAT AATGCATATGGACGAGTTAAAATCTCCTGCTGGGAGGGCAATTACTAGTGaagaccaactcaattccatacaGTCTGACACATTTGCAGATTggtttcaacaaaag GTTAagatgcaaatttaa
- the LOC113313094 gene encoding bromodomain-containing protein DDB_G0278469-like: MSSPTTKRQATRKKNVQSESAQHSQTTTTKSQSKSSEGDTEKSGVGRKNVKRKLDTSSTGPCLNVQLRDPHDTLADFQDEEEEEEEEEAVEEDNSDHVEPDVEEENDNDSADPKRTISFNSNEQPIGDPSVQLASVLGVLVRKLPLTYKDWRLVPYEAKENIWKIVSNRFIVPEYYKDYYFSKMGTYLREARSRKAGLVLDALDRLQGEEKKKRMEKLMPRTMTVREWEEFVKHVDSIEFRSVK, encoded by the exons ATGTCATCACCAACTACAAAGAGACAGGCTACTAGGAAGAAGAATGTGCAatctgaaagtgctcaacattcaCAGACCACAACTACAAAGTCCCAATCAAAAAGCTCTGAAGGAGATACTGAAAAATCTGGAGTGGGGCGAAAGAATGTAAAGCGAAAACTTGACACAAGCAGCACAGGCCCATGTCTGAATGTTCAACTTAGGGATCCACACGACACTCTCGCAGAttttcaagatgaagaagaagaggaagaggaggaggaagctgTGGAAGAGGATAACTCTGATCATGTGGAGCCTGATGtggaagaagagaatgataatg ATTCTGCTGATCCGAAAAGAACAATTTCCTTCAACTCTAATGAACAACCGATTGGTGATCCATCTGTGCAACTTGCCAGTGTGCTAGGGGTGCTTGTTCGGAAACTTCCATTAACGTACAAGGATTGGAGACTTGTCCCTTATGAAGCCAAAGAAAACATATGGAAGATAGTCTCG AACCGATTCATTGTGCCTGAGTATTACAAAGACTATTATTTCAGCAAGATGGGAACTTATCTTAGAGAAGCAAGGTCAAGGAAAGCTGGTTTGGTACTCGACGCTTTGGATCGGCTACAAggggaagaaaaaaagaaacggaTGGAGAAGTTAATGCCCAGGACCATGACAGTTAGGGAGTGGGAAGAGTTTGTGAAACATGTAGACTCTATTGAATTCAGA TCTGTCAAatga